From Acidobacteriota bacterium, the proteins below share one genomic window:
- a CDS encoding amino acid permease, translated as MRLFRVKPVEATARGGPQSLEPVLGAGDLILLAIGAVIGAGIFSSIGTAAAGEVLPNGQVVRYGAGPALVLSFVLLGIVCGLAALCYAELAAMIPQAGSAYTYTYATLGELVAWIVGWDLILEYAVGNIAVAIAWSGYFTSLLGATGIELPAWLTHGYRTALLSGDPAVHALIDTAPRIAGVPVLLNVPAAVIVIAITALLYVGVRESARANAVMVVVKLGVLALFVVLGAWHVDPANYRPFAPNGWTGIHQGAAIVFFAYIGFDAISTAAEETRNPQRNLPIGILGGLAVCTAIYVVVGIVATGLVPASQLRASDPLARALELAGLPTAGAIVAAGAVVSLTAVLLVFQYGQPRILFAMARDGLLPAWASRVHPRFRTPHVTTLLTGVVVALGSLVADENEIYDLTNIGTLTAFAIVCGGVLVLRVRRPDLARPFRVPFVWPVALAGAAACLYVMKGLPPTAWIRFGIWLAVGLVVYFAYGARRSRLAAAE; from the coding sequence ATGCGGTTGTTCCGCGTCAAGCCGGTGGAGGCGACCGCTCGCGGCGGGCCCCAGTCGCTCGAGCCCGTCCTCGGCGCGGGCGATTTGATCCTGCTCGCGATCGGCGCCGTGATCGGCGCGGGCATCTTCTCGTCGATCGGCACGGCGGCCGCTGGCGAGGTGCTGCCGAACGGGCAGGTCGTGCGATACGGCGCCGGGCCGGCGCTCGTGCTCTCGTTCGTGCTGCTCGGCATCGTTTGCGGCCTGGCGGCGCTCTGCTACGCGGAGCTCGCCGCGATGATCCCGCAGGCCGGCAGCGCCTACACCTACACCTACGCGACGCTCGGCGAGCTGGTCGCGTGGATCGTGGGTTGGGACCTCATCCTCGAATACGCCGTCGGCAACATCGCGGTCGCGATCGCGTGGAGCGGGTACTTCACGTCGCTGCTCGGCGCCACCGGCATCGAGCTCCCCGCGTGGCTCACCCACGGCTACCGCACGGCGCTGCTCAGCGGCGATCCCGCGGTGCACGCGTTGATCGACACGGCGCCGCGGATCGCCGGAGTACCGGTCCTCCTCAACGTGCCGGCGGCGGTGATCGTGATCGCGATCACGGCGCTGCTGTACGTCGGGGTGCGTGAGAGCGCCCGCGCCAACGCCGTCATGGTCGTCGTCAAGCTCGGCGTGCTCGCCCTGTTCGTCGTCCTGGGCGCGTGGCACGTCGATCCGGCGAACTACCGGCCGTTCGCGCCGAACGGGTGGACCGGCATCCATCAGGGGGCGGCGATCGTGTTCTTCGCGTACATCGGCTTCGACGCGATCTCGACGGCGGCCGAGGAGACCCGGAATCCTCAGCGCAACCTGCCGATCGGGATTCTCGGTGGCCTCGCCGTGTGCACGGCGATCTACGTCGTCGTCGGGATCGTCGCGACGGGGCTCGTGCCGGCGAGCCAACTGCGCGCGTCGGATCCGCTCGCGCGGGCGCTCGAGCTGGCCGGCCTGCCGACGGCGGGTGCCATCGTGGCGGCCGGCGCGGTCGTGTCGCTCACGGCGGTGCTGCTCGTGTTTCAGTACGGCCAGCCGCGGATCCTGTTCGCGATGGCCCGCGACGGCCTGCTGCCTGCGTGGGCGTCGCGCGTGCACCCGCGGTTCCGGACGCCGCACGTCACCACGCTCTTGACGGGCGTCGTGGTGGCGTTGGGGAGCCTCGTTGCGGATGAGAACGAGATCTACGATCTGACGAACATCGGCACGCTCACCGCCTTCGCGATCGTGTGCGGCGGCGTGCTCGTGTTGCGCGTGCGGCGGCCGGACCTGGCGCGGCCGTTCCGGGTGCCGTTCGTCTGGCCGGTGGCCCTGGCGGGCGCGGCGGCGTGCCTCTACGTCATGAAGGGGCTTCCGCCGACCGCCTGGATCCGATTTGGGATCTGGCTCGCCGTGGGCCTCGTCGTGTACTTCGCCTACGGCGCGCGACGCAGCCGCCTGGCGGCGGCCGAATGA